Proteins from one Cystobacter ferrugineus genomic window:
- a CDS encoding lanthionine synthetase C family protein, whose product MTGWTTLLEGSLRERALRSVAEIAGALRERQGVEGPTLSGGLAGLAFLFAELDRVQPQQGHRAYAEQFLLEAASALEELPLPPWLYVGFSGIAWSISRLGAMGITSVEGLEEIDEVLLGLVSQHPWNVDYDLVSGLVGLGVYALERMPRPVAVRCLEEIVARLEELSTPAGPGLAWWTPVRHLPEEQAAMYREGHFNLGVAHGVPAVVALLGLISRAGVSERKARELAMGGARWLLANVLPDSPGARFPWCVAPGTPVEPARSAWCYGDPGAVVCLRVAARALSDGELERVALEIAREAARRPMAQAGVRDAAICHGSAGLGHLYNRLYQSSREPVFKEAATAWFAQTLEMRRPGKGLAGYLSWYPKPDEDEEDEEKEMGRELDGTLLEGAAGTALTLLAACHPFPPTWDGMLLAAIPD is encoded by the coding sequence ATGACGGGATGGACGACGCTGCTCGAGGGTTCTCTGCGGGAGCGTGCGCTGCGGAGCGTGGCGGAGATCGCGGGGGCGCTCCGGGAGCGGCAGGGGGTGGAGGGGCCGACGCTCTCGGGAGGTCTGGCGGGACTGGCCTTCTTGTTCGCCGAGCTGGACCGGGTGCAACCCCAGCAGGGCCACCGGGCCTACGCGGAGCAATTCCTCCTGGAGGCCGCGTCGGCGCTCGAGGAGCTACCGCTCCCGCCGTGGCTGTATGTCGGATTCTCGGGGATCGCCTGGTCCATCTCGAGACTCGGGGCGATGGGAATCACTTCGGTCGAAGGCCTCGAGGAGATCGATGAGGTGCTGCTGGGCCTGGTCTCCCAGCATCCGTGGAACGTGGACTACGATCTGGTCTCCGGGCTGGTCGGCCTGGGCGTCTATGCACTCGAGCGGATGCCCCGTCCGGTGGCGGTCCGCTGTCTCGAGGAGATCGTGGCCCGCCTGGAGGAACTCTCCACTCCCGCCGGGCCGGGGCTGGCGTGGTGGACCCCGGTACGGCATCTGCCGGAGGAGCAGGCGGCCATGTATCGCGAGGGACACTTCAACCTCGGCGTTGCGCACGGGGTGCCCGCGGTGGTGGCCCTGCTGGGGCTGATCTCCCGGGCGGGAGTCTCCGAGCGGAAGGCTCGCGAGCTCGCCATGGGAGGGGCACGCTGGCTCCTGGCGAACGTGTTGCCCGACAGCCCGGGGGCTCGCTTCCCCTGGTGTGTCGCGCCGGGCACTCCCGTGGAGCCCGCTCGCTCCGCCTGGTGTTACGGAGACCCTGGCGCCGTCGTCTGCCTGCGGGTTGCCGCCCGAGCGCTGTCGGACGGCGAACTCGAGCGGGTGGCGCTGGAGATCGCTCGCGAGGCCGCGCGGCGTCCGATGGCGCAGGCCGGGGTGCGGGATGCGGCCATCTGCCATGGCTCCGCTGGCCTCGGGCATCTCTACAACCGGCTCTACCAATCCTCCCGGGAGCCCGTGTTCAAGGAGGCGGCTACCGCGTGGTTCGCCCAGACGCTGGAGATGAGGCGTCCCGGCAAGGGCCTGGCGGGCTATCTCTCCTGGTATCCGAAGCCCGATGAGGATGAGGAGGATGAGGAGAAGGAGATGGGCAGGGAGCTGGATGGGACCCTGCTCGAAGGCGCCGCCGGTACCGCGCTGACCCTGCTGGCGGCATGTCACCCCTTCCCTCCCACCTGGGACGGCATGCTCCTGGCCGCCATCCCCGACTGA
- a CDS encoding lantibiotic dehydratase has translation MNHSHSEEKSQAFAFSLAGFFALRTPLLSFEELLRWGEGLEAPRFQPGSPGLEPALRRDQSLLRARLGEWLRRPEVQEALFVASPSLHECLGLWEREPESERGVKVEHSVVRYVLRMAGRPTPFGLFAGCSVGELGERTRLRIGPRANYQRHTRLDMDYACLLAEALSRAPELRGSILYRPNTSLYRACGRLRYAEGRMVEKARSYHLVAVEPTGYLEDTLARAREGASPEVLARALVERDPEISLAEAEDFVEELIDSQLLVPELSPLVTGPEALPELISQLQRLPGGAYFADALLPIQSALEQLDGGGLGAPSERYLEVARMLSELPAPVELPRLFQVDMVKPAPEAVLGREVVRELERGVQLLYRLAPASPQQELERFREAFALRYEGREVPLLEALDSEAGIGFNPSNAPSAEVAPLLAGLVLGGAAGEAAGASFGEREAVLLRKWEENLCTGRQVLELDDAFVERLTNKQRQPLPDSFAVVAAVAAESEAALAQGRFQLHLQDVTASGANLLGRFCHGDSLLHRKVEALLRAEEALRRDAVFAEIVHLPQGRVGNILTRPVLREYEIPYLGRSGAPRERQIEASDLRVSVQDSRIVLRSARLGREVLPRMTTAHNFDFQNLGLYRFLCTLQYQQHLSGLMWDWGPLAGASFLPRVTHGRLVLSLARWKLGRDTLEGLGKAEGAQRFAAVQALRAERRMPRFVALEDEESLLPIDLDNVLAIETLVQQLKGRPLATLVEMFPAPDALGAEGPEGRFVHELVVPFVRSRPEEPARLPVGPGHPAQAPRPTSPARVFLPGSDWLFLKLYTGAATADRLLTGPVASLVKAALGSGAADGWFFVRYGDPDWHLRLRFHGTPTRMRELAGELSGALAPLHQEQLLWKVQLDTYEREVERYGGPEAMLLAERLFQVDSEAVLELLELLPGDEGADARWRLLLCGMDLLLSDLGLGLEARLAVVNALSQDFGREFQVDRAFERQLNERFRKERRGLEELLGSRRVGTRVLARGLEVLQRRSDKLAPIVAGLKELEAAGKLSLSIAELAESFLHMHANRMARSAARAQELVLYALLTRHYSSLAARHRKAAPGG, from the coding sequence ATGAACCACTCCCATTCCGAGGAGAAGTCCCAGGCGTTCGCGTTCTCCCTCGCGGGGTTCTTCGCGCTGCGCACGCCCCTGTTGTCCTTCGAGGAGCTGCTCAGGTGGGGGGAGGGGCTGGAAGCCCCGCGCTTCCAGCCGGGCTCCCCGGGGCTCGAGCCGGCGCTGCGTCGGGACCAGTCCCTCCTACGGGCGCGCCTGGGCGAATGGCTGCGGCGGCCGGAAGTGCAGGAGGCCCTCTTCGTGGCCTCGCCGAGCCTCCATGAGTGTCTGGGCCTCTGGGAGCGGGAACCGGAGAGCGAGCGCGGAGTGAAGGTCGAGCACAGCGTGGTCCGCTACGTGCTCCGCATGGCGGGGAGGCCCACCCCCTTCGGACTGTTCGCGGGTTGCTCCGTGGGCGAGCTGGGTGAGCGGACGCGACTGCGGATCGGCCCTCGCGCCAACTACCAGCGCCACACGCGCCTGGACATGGACTACGCCTGCCTCCTCGCGGAGGCCCTGTCTCGCGCTCCCGAGTTGCGCGGGTCCATCCTCTACCGGCCCAACACCAGCCTGTACCGCGCGTGTGGCCGGTTGCGCTACGCCGAGGGACGGATGGTCGAGAAGGCCCGCTCGTACCACCTGGTGGCGGTCGAACCGACCGGGTACCTGGAGGACACGCTGGCCCGGGCCCGGGAGGGCGCTTCGCCCGAGGTGCTGGCGCGTGCGCTGGTCGAGAGGGATCCAGAGATCAGCCTCGCCGAGGCGGAGGACTTCGTCGAGGAGCTGATCGACAGCCAGCTCCTGGTGCCCGAGCTCTCGCCCCTGGTGACCGGACCGGAGGCGCTCCCCGAGCTGATCTCCCAACTTCAACGGCTCCCCGGCGGAGCGTACTTCGCCGACGCGCTGCTCCCGATCCAGTCCGCCCTCGAGCAACTGGATGGTGGTGGGCTCGGCGCGCCGAGCGAGCGCTACCTGGAAGTGGCCCGAATGCTCTCGGAGCTGCCCGCGCCCGTCGAGCTGCCGCGGCTGTTCCAGGTGGACATGGTCAAGCCCGCCCCCGAGGCCGTGCTGGGGCGGGAGGTGGTCCGCGAGCTGGAGCGCGGCGTCCAGTTATTGTACCGGCTCGCCCCCGCGTCGCCGCAGCAGGAGCTGGAGCGCTTCCGTGAGGCGTTCGCCCTGCGGTACGAGGGGCGCGAGGTGCCCCTGCTGGAGGCACTGGATTCCGAGGCGGGCATCGGTTTCAACCCCTCCAACGCCCCGAGCGCCGAGGTGGCACCGCTGCTGGCCGGGTTGGTCCTGGGCGGGGCGGCCGGCGAGGCCGCGGGCGCCAGTTTCGGCGAGCGCGAGGCCGTCCTCCTGCGCAAGTGGGAGGAGAATCTGTGCACGGGGCGCCAGGTTCTCGAGCTGGATGACGCGTTCGTCGAGCGCCTGACGAACAAGCAGCGCCAGCCCCTCCCGGACTCCTTCGCGGTGGTGGCGGCCGTGGCGGCGGAGTCCGAGGCGGCGCTCGCCCAGGGGCGCTTCCAGCTCCATCTCCAGGACGTCACCGCCTCGGGTGCCAACCTCCTGGGCCGCTTCTGCCACGGGGATTCCCTGCTCCACCGCAAGGTGGAGGCGCTGCTGCGAGCCGAGGAGGCGCTCCGGCGGGACGCGGTGTTCGCGGAGATCGTCCATCTGCCCCAGGGCCGGGTTGGCAACATCCTCACCCGCCCGGTCCTGCGTGAGTACGAAATCCCCTACCTGGGGCGGTCCGGTGCTCCGCGCGAACGGCAGATCGAGGCGTCCGATCTGAGGGTCTCCGTCCAGGACTCGCGCATCGTGCTGCGCTCGGCGCGGCTGGGGCGGGAGGTCCTTCCCCGGATGACCACCGCGCACAACTTCGATTTCCAGAACCTCGGGCTCTACCGTTTCCTTTGCACCCTGCAGTACCAACAGCACCTGAGCGGACTGATGTGGGACTGGGGACCGCTGGCCGGCGCCAGCTTCCTGCCGAGGGTCACCCATGGGCGGTTGGTGCTCAGTCTGGCCAGATGGAAGCTCGGGCGCGACACCCTGGAGGGGCTCGGCAAGGCGGAGGGAGCCCAACGCTTCGCCGCGGTCCAGGCGCTCCGGGCCGAGCGGCGCATGCCCCGCTTCGTCGCGCTGGAGGATGAGGAGAGCCTGCTGCCCATCGATCTGGACAACGTGCTCGCCATCGAGACGCTGGTCCAGCAGCTCAAGGGCCGGCCCCTGGCGACGCTGGTGGAGATGTTCCCGGCGCCGGACGCGCTGGGCGCCGAGGGCCCCGAGGGCCGCTTCGTCCATGAGCTGGTGGTGCCCTTCGTCCGCTCCCGCCCCGAGGAGCCCGCGCGTCTCCCGGTGGGCCCGGGCCATCCCGCGCAGGCGCCCCGGCCCACCAGCCCGGCCCGCGTCTTCCTCCCCGGCTCGGACTGGCTGTTCCTCAAGCTCTACACCGGCGCGGCCACGGCGGACCGCCTCCTCACCGGCCCGGTGGCTTCGCTGGTGAAGGCCGCGCTCGGCTCGGGGGCGGCGGATGGGTGGTTCTTCGTCCGCTATGGCGATCCGGACTGGCACCTGCGGTTGCGCTTCCACGGCACCCCCACGCGCATGAGGGAGCTGGCCGGAGAGCTGTCCGGCGCGCTCGCGCCGCTCCACCAGGAGCAGCTCCTGTGGAAGGTGCAGCTCGACACCTACGAGCGCGAGGTGGAGCGCTACGGCGGACCGGAGGCCATGCTCCTCGCCGAGCGACTGTTCCAGGTGGACAGCGAGGCGGTGCTGGAACTGCTCGAGCTGCTCCCAGGAGACGAGGGGGCGGACGCGCGCTGGCGGTTGCTGTTGTGCGGGATGGATCTGCTGCTCTCGGACTTGGGGCTCGGGTTGGAGGCCAGGCTCGCGGTCGTCAATGCCTTGAGCCAGGACTTCGGTCGGGAGTTCCAGGTCGATCGCGCCTTCGAGCGACAGCTCAATGAGCGCTTCCGCAAGGAGCGCCGGGGCCTGGAGGAACTGCTGGGTTCCAGGAGGGTGGGCACCCGCGTTCTGGCCAGGGGGCTGGAGGTGCTCCAGCGGCGCTCCGACAAGCTGGCGCCCATCGTCGCGGGGTTGAAGGAGCTGGAGGCGGCGGGGAAGCTGAGCCTCTCCATCGCCGAGCTGGCCGAGAGCTTCCTGCACATGCATGCCAACCGCATGGCCCGGTCGGCGGCGCGTGCGCAGGAGCTGGTCCTCTACGCGTTGCTCACTCGCCACTATTCTTCCCTGGCTGCCCGCCATCGGAAGGCGGCGCCGGGGGGCTGA
- a CDS encoding efflux RND transporter periplasmic adaptor subunit gives MTPSGTGQNLTAMRTMAAVLGFSVLAGCSGQVERQSIATPPEKPAPSAESAPAGSAQEERFLGVVLGNEKVEIISPFEGQLARLDVQPGDRIQAGTLMGNMALEQLRSAEQMAEAQLEQAEADHKRVKAEVHTATERLQRYLKPPAGVLSADEISSAQNAQKTALSLLDAARAIIRERQASLAQIRQRIDEAVFRAPFDCVVAIRYLDPGTRVQAGAPILRLLQAGGFRVRFAIPEQHSARVTVGLPVRIFLPALGKEFPGKLESISPEVDTSSRMIFALAILHSSDESVRAGMVARVSLAAGLSPPAPPSDGGQPGKNSGE, from the coding sequence TTGACTCCCTCTGGGACGGGACAGAACCTCACCGCCATGCGCACCATGGCCGCGGTGCTTGGTTTCTCGGTACTGGCCGGGTGCTCCGGCCAGGTGGAACGACAGAGCATAGCCACTCCCCCGGAGAAACCGGCCCCCAGCGCGGAGTCCGCTCCCGCGGGCTCCGCCCAGGAGGAGCGCTTCCTGGGCGTGGTGCTCGGCAACGAAAAGGTGGAGATCATCTCCCCGTTCGAGGGCCAGCTGGCACGCCTCGACGTCCAGCCGGGGGATCGCATCCAGGCGGGAACGCTCATGGGGAACATGGCGCTGGAACAGTTGCGCAGCGCGGAGCAGATGGCCGAGGCCCAGCTCGAACAGGCGGAGGCCGACCATAAACGGGTCAAGGCGGAGGTGCACACGGCCACCGAACGGCTCCAGCGCTACCTGAAGCCCCCCGCGGGCGTCCTCTCCGCCGATGAAATCTCCAGTGCACAGAACGCGCAGAAGACCGCGCTCTCCCTGCTGGACGCCGCGCGAGCGATCATCCGCGAGCGGCAAGCGTCGCTCGCGCAGATCCGCCAGCGGATCGATGAGGCGGTATTCCGCGCGCCCTTCGACTGCGTGGTGGCAATTCGCTACCTGGACCCTGGCACCAGGGTCCAAGCCGGAGCGCCCATCCTGCGGCTCCTCCAGGCGGGCGGCTTTCGGGTACGCTTCGCGATTCCGGAGCAGCACAGCGCAAGGGTCACCGTCGGCCTCCCGGTCCGCATCTTCCTCCCCGCCCTGGGCAAGGAGTTCCCCGGGAAGCTCGAGAGCATCTCCCCCGAGGTGGACACGTCCTCCCGGATGATCTTCGCGCTGGCCATCCTGCACTCGTCCGACGAGTCCGTCCGGGCAGGCATGGTGGCTCGCGTGTCACTGGCAGCCGGGCTCAGCCCCCCGGCGCCGCCTTCCGATGGCGGGCAGCCAGGGAAGAATAGTGGCGAGTGA
- a CDS encoding WD40/YVTN/BNR-like repeat-containing protein: MLEVVHTNTAYRFLAAAPSGTAYAVSLNDSENRLHESTDGALTWHFKARHPNGNGFRVMTALSDGTLLADTARGALHFLSRSDDGGVTWREVLSLDTYRMLTPRSIVELDGTVYLLEYQAFSVEDVPIRLYASADRGQTWQARFTFLGHRHGHGLAADPTHHALWAFFGDTTRQTGTFRSTDAGRTWRQLLGGQQGCVVEGVVLADGGLLFGQDITYLPARPHIARLTPEGLYTELYPLTGPAYSTHALQGGGFVVGAAREPGGDIYPPTEVSTHVVGSLDGVTWEELLVYPRLDANANTRADVYYELPSGLLVLQFENVQGMGPGGRGYQLLRPVRR; this comes from the coding sequence ATGCTCGAGGTAGTGCACACCAACACCGCGTACCGCTTCCTCGCGGCCGCGCCCTCGGGCACGGCCTATGCCGTCTCGCTCAATGATTCCGAGAATCGGCTCCATGAGAGCACGGATGGGGCGCTCACCTGGCACTTCAAGGCGAGGCATCCCAATGGCAACGGGTTCCGGGTGATGACCGCACTCTCGGATGGAACGCTGCTCGCGGACACGGCCCGCGGGGCGCTCCATTTCCTCTCCCGCTCGGACGACGGGGGCGTCACCTGGCGAGAGGTGCTCTCCCTCGACACCTACCGGATGCTCACGCCGCGGAGCATCGTGGAACTCGATGGCACCGTGTACCTGCTCGAGTATCAGGCGTTCTCCGTGGAGGATGTGCCCATCCGGCTGTACGCGAGCGCGGACCGGGGACAGACCTGGCAGGCGCGCTTCACCTTCCTCGGCCACCGCCATGGCCATGGGCTGGCGGCGGATCCGACGCATCATGCGCTCTGGGCCTTCTTCGGAGACACCACACGCCAGACCGGCACCTTCCGCTCGACGGACGCGGGGCGCACCTGGCGGCAGCTGCTGGGCGGACAGCAGGGGTGTGTCGTGGAGGGGGTGGTGCTCGCGGATGGCGGTCTGCTCTTCGGCCAGGACATCACCTACCTGCCGGCGCGTCCTCACATCGCGCGGCTCACCCCCGAGGGACTCTACACCGAGCTGTACCCACTCACCGGCCCCGCCTACTCCACCCACGCACTCCAAGGAGGGGGCTTCGTGGTGGGGGCCGCGCGCGAGCCGGGTGGAGACATCTACCCGCCCACCGAGGTGAGCACCCATGTGGTGGGCAGTCTCGACGGCGTCACCTGGGAGGAGTTGCTCGTCTACCCCCGCCTGGATGCCAACGCGAACACCCGGGCCGACGTGTACTACGAGCTCCCCTCGGGGCTGCTCGTCCTGCAGTTCGAGAACGTCCAGGGCATGGGGCCCGGTGGGAGGGGCTACCAGCTCCTGAGGCCCGTCCGGCGGTGA
- a CDS encoding kelch repeat-containing protein — MNLPVIHQKHWHGMWRHALAASGLWLSAACGEVTATDQEPMEGAGTPASVDARRQAVVESSCSPDTTPPVVTCAATAVAECGTHVTSYHAEPEPEVSDNCEIYGVWAEPIYASVGTQYTYISVRDMSGNSASCATKWTILDTESPVIDLAGPTEMTLALGEPYAEPGYSANDFCENYGGLFPVTISGSVNSQVPGTYVLTYKATDRSGNTDIKTRTVKVLATQPVSVLTGNTTQSRLRHTATPLSNGRVLVVGGYSRNAEEYNPGTRTWSAVGAPFAAHRGHTASRLPDGRVLVAGGAKSGSASVEELYDPAQGQWSRTGLMSTVRYDHAAVTLYNGKVLVAGGSTSEGSGPVLATAELYDPATGQWSATAPLNTARRNHTLSLLPDGLVVAAGGVGADGVPLSSVEYYDALYARWLPAPSMSTGRTAHTATVLDNGNLLIVGGLTQDPSLGATAELLDRSGSSRWFPAGSMAIARRDHTATLVRGKVLVTGGYNSQTGIQYSSELYDPKTGWSGFSASLNEDRYKHTATQLDANTVLLVGGFSNRDPSATTAELYTFP; from the coding sequence ATGAACCTCCCCGTGATTCACCAGAAACACTGGCATGGAATGTGGCGTCATGCCCTGGCGGCCTCCGGTTTGTGGTTGTCCGCCGCGTGCGGAGAGGTCACCGCCACCGACCAGGAGCCGATGGAAGGGGCCGGGACGCCCGCCTCGGTGGATGCACGACGCCAGGCAGTGGTGGAGAGTAGCTGCTCACCCGACACGACCCCGCCCGTCGTGACCTGCGCCGCCACCGCCGTGGCCGAGTGCGGCACCCATGTCACCTCGTACCACGCCGAGCCGGAGCCAGAGGTCTCGGACAACTGCGAAATCTACGGGGTGTGGGCCGAGCCCATCTACGCGAGCGTGGGGACCCAGTACACATACATCTCGGTCCGGGACATGAGTGGCAACAGCGCGAGCTGCGCGACGAAGTGGACCATCCTCGACACCGAGTCGCCCGTTATCGATCTGGCGGGTCCGACGGAAATGACCCTGGCCCTCGGCGAGCCGTACGCCGAGCCCGGCTACAGCGCCAATGACTTCTGCGAGAACTACGGGGGGCTCTTCCCCGTCACGATCTCCGGCTCGGTCAACTCCCAGGTCCCGGGCACGTACGTCCTCACCTACAAGGCCACGGACCGCTCCGGCAATACGGACATCAAGACCCGCACGGTGAAGGTGCTCGCCACGCAGCCCGTCTCGGTGCTCACCGGCAACACGACCCAATCGCGGCTGCGGCACACCGCGACGCCCCTGAGCAACGGACGCGTCCTGGTGGTGGGCGGCTACAGCCGCAACGCGGAGGAGTACAACCCCGGCACCAGGACGTGGTCGGCCGTGGGCGCGCCCTTCGCCGCGCACCGCGGTCACACCGCCTCGCGCCTGCCCGACGGCAGGGTGCTCGTCGCCGGCGGCGCGAAGTCGGGCTCCGCCAGCGTCGAGGAGCTGTACGACCCCGCCCAGGGCCAGTGGTCGCGCACGGGCCTGATGAGCACCGTTCGCTACGACCACGCCGCCGTGACGCTGTACAACGGCAAGGTGCTCGTGGCGGGTGGAAGCACGAGCGAGGGCTCCGGCCCCGTGCTGGCCACGGCCGAGCTGTATGATCCCGCCACGGGGCAGTGGAGCGCCACCGCCCCGCTCAACACCGCGCGCCGCAACCACACCCTGAGCCTGCTGCCCGACGGACTCGTGGTGGCCGCGGGTGGCGTCGGCGCCGACGGCGTCCCGCTGTCCTCCGTGGAGTACTACGACGCCCTCTACGCGAGGTGGTTGCCCGCGCCCAGCATGAGCACGGGCCGCACCGCGCACACGGCCACCGTGCTGGACAATGGCAATCTCCTGATCGTGGGCGGGCTCACCCAGGACCCATCGCTCGGCGCCACGGCCGAGCTGCTCGATCGGAGTGGCAGCAGCCGCTGGTTCCCGGCGGGCTCGATGGCGATTGCGCGCCGGGATCACACCGCCACCCTCGTGAGGGGCAAGGTGCTGGTGACCGGCGGGTACAACTCCCAGACGGGAATCCAATACTCGTCCGAGCTCTATGACCCGAAGACTGGCTGGAGTGGCTTCTCCGCCTCCCTGAACGAGGACCGCTACAAGCACACCGCCACGCAGCTCGACGCGAACACCGTGCTGCTCGTGGGAGGCTTCAGCAACCGGGATCCGAGCGCCACCACGGCGGAGCTCTACACCTTCCCCTGA